The following proteins are encoded in a genomic region of Periophthalmus magnuspinnatus isolate fPerMag1 chromosome 21, fPerMag1.2.pri, whole genome shotgun sequence:
- the c1ql2 gene encoding complement C1q-like protein 2 produces the protein MVLALLIAIPLLVQTSRADAHYEMMGTCRMICDPYSPRPSATALEAQELSALPSPAAAHAPRGEPGRPGKPGPRGPPGEPGPPGPRGPPGIAGRTNPGTDTGPTNHSGNHVETAAIGAAKIAFYVGLKNPHEGYEVLRFDDVVTNLGNHYDATTGKFTCQVSGIYYFTYHVLMRGGDGTSMWADLCKNGQVRASAIAQDADQNYDYASNSVVLHLDSGDEIYIKLDGGKAHGGNNNKYSTFSGFLLYPD, from the exons ATGGTGCTCGCGCTGCTCATCGCCATCCCGCTGCTCGTGCAGACCTCGCGTGCGGACGCTCACTATGAAATGATGGGCACGTGCCGTATGATCTGTGACCCGTACAGCCCCAGACCCAGCGCCACCGCGCTGGAAGCGCAAGAGCTCAGCGCGCTCCCGAGCCCCGCGGCCGCACACGCGCCCAGAGGAGAGCCTGGACGCCCGGGTAAACCTGGCCCACGTGGACCCCCGGGAGAGCCGGGACCACCGGGCCCTAGGGGCCCCCCGGGGATCGCCGGACGCACAAACCCAGGTACGGACACTGGCCCCACGAACCACAGCGGGAACCACGTGGAGACGGCCGCTATCGGAGCCGCGAAGATTGCGTTTTACGTAGGTCTGAAGAACCCGCACGAGGGCTACGAGGTCCTGCGCTTTGACGACGTGGTCACAAACCTGGGCAACCACTATGACGCCACCACCGGAAAGTTCACGTGCCAGGTGTCCGGGATTTACTACTTCACTTACCACGTGTTGATGCGCGGAGGGGACGGCACGAGCATGTGGGCGGACCTCTGCAAAAACGGACAG GTGCGGGCCAGTGCCATAGCCCAAGACGCGGACCAGAACTACGACTACGCCAGTAACAGCGTGGTGCTCCATCTGGACTCTGGAGACGAGATCTACATCAAACTGGATGGAGGCAAGGCCCACGGGGGCAACAACAACAAGTACAGTACCTTCTCCGGCTTCCTGCTCTACCCAGACTGA